Below is a genomic region from Bacillus thermozeamaize.
GGGCAAAGGTCCATACTACGTACCGCCGTACGTCATACTCGAACCGGGCGCCTTGGTTGTAACCCTGTTTCCATGTGACGGCGGTAAAACTCGACCGGCGAGAGGTAGTGCAGGCTCGAATGCAGCCGGCAAGTGTTATACCTGCGTACGAACTCCACCACGGCCTGATACGCCTCGGCGTAGCTCTCGAACTCATACATGGACAAACACTCATCCTCGAGTAACCTGTGATATGACTCGATGTATGCGTTCATATTCGGCGTCTTGGGCGGGATGCGCTCGTGTTCGACATTCCAGCACTCACACTCCGATTCAAACAGATGGCTCACAAACTGTGGCCCGTTGTCTGAACGGATGATCGGGAGCGGAGCATTACGCTGAAGAATCTGACGTTTCCACAACGCCGCCCGAAACGTCTCAACTGCATGCCGTGCTTCACAGGTGAGTCCAATGTGATATCCCACAATTTGGCGATCATACACATCGATGTAGGACAAGACAAAGAAGAATCGGTCCTCACCAGCGATATATCCGTACTTCACATCAACCTCCCACAGCTGGTTTGGTGCCGTAATGGTGCGGTTCTGGGCCAGTTTCCTGGGATGTTTCCGGCGGATTTTCCGCTGTGGGCGCAGAACATCCAGTTCTTTGCACAAACGGTACACCTTCTTCTCGTTGATCACGAGCCCATAGTCCTGTCGGAGCATGTGAGTCAACTTCCGGTAACCGTATGCATATCCATCCCCGGCGATGGACTCCATAAGCCACTCTTTCATCTGCTCATCGCTGACTTTGCGGTTATCCTTGGTCAGCGAATACCCAGGAATGGGACGTCCGCCAGCCGTCGTATGCGGCTTGGGTTCATGGGTTAGCTGGTAATAGTAAGTGGATCGTGACACTCCCACGATGCGCAGCACGAGAGTAACACTGTACCCGGCTGTGATCCACTTGTGCGCAATGGCTACTTTATCCGCAAGTGAGGGTTGGCTTTTTTTAGCAGATCACGCAAGATAGCGATTTCGAGGTCTTTCTCACCCAACAGCTGTTTGAGATGGGCGTTCTGCTTGTCCAATTCACGATTCTCGGCGACGAGCTGGGCATGTTCCTGCTGGGTCACGTGGGTGGCATTTCCTTTTGGACTGCTGCCCTGCATGGATTGACCAGCCTTATACTGACGAACCCACTTACTCACCACATTCGGGCGAATGTCGTACTTGTGCGCGACCACGGTGTTATTCCCAGCAGCAATCGCCTGCTCAACGACTTGACGCTTGAACTCTGGAGTAAATTTGCGACGTTCCATTTGAACAACCTCCTGACTTCATAGTCTCAGAAATTAGGGAGGCTGTCCAATCCAATTTCGGGGCTTAAGAGCTCTTCATCATTCCACAACCCACCCGGGTCGCTGGTGACATCCCCTCAGCAACCGTCCCAAAGCCCACAGACGAAACACTTCCACTTGCCGCGCCACCAACGAAGTTCGTGACCGCAACATGGACAAAGCGGTTTCTCATGATCCATGCATGATGTCCCTCCTGTTAAATCCTCCGAAAAAAAAACGATAGCTTTATAATAACCGAGAAGGAAAAAAAATAAAACGAGGATCCAAAATCGTTACAAATCCCCATTTTTCTCATGACAAGCTCCCATCTATGGATAGACGCATAGATTGAAATGTACCTATTCCCTAGGTGATTATCCTGAAAGGGTGATTCACGAATGACAACGGTGAGCAACGAAAAGGATTTCCGACAGGATGGGTATCCGATGGGTCCTCTTCGACAAATTCCATTCGGACACCACCCTTTTATGCCTTATCCATACCCTCACCATTATCCAGATCATCCGTATATGCACTTTCCATATCACCCATATCATCCATATATGCTTTATCCATTTATGTTTCCCTTTATTTACTAACTCCGATCTTCTGGGGCTGGCCCATCGTCATTCGACTATTGGGTCAGCCCCATTTTTTGGGAGAAATAAGGGGTTTAGGCGTTATTGTAATTG
It encodes:
- a CDS encoding integrase — its product is MAHKWITAGYSVTLVLRIVGVSRSTYYYQLTHEPKPHTTAGGRPIPGYSLTKDNRKVSDEQMKEWLMESIAGDGYAYGYRKLTHMLRQDYGLVINEKKVYRLCKELDVLRPQRKIRRKHPRKLAQNRTITAPNQLWEVDVKYGYIAGEDRFFFVLSYIDVYDRQIVGYHIGLTCEARHAVETFRAALWKRQILQRNAPLPIIRSDNGPQFVSHLFESECECWNVEHERIPPKTPNMNAYIESYHRLLEDECLSMYEFESYAEAYQAVVEFVRRYNTCRLHSSLHYLSPVEFYRRHMETGLQPRRPVRV
- a CDS encoding transposase produces the protein MERRKFTPEFKRQVVEQAIAAGNNTVVAHKYDIRPNVVSKWVRQYKAGQSMQGSSPKGNATHVTQQEHAQLVAENRELDKQNAHLKQLLGEKDLEIAILRDLLKKANPHLRIK